The Sulfurospirillum deleyianum DSM 6946 nucleotide sequence TAAAATGGCTGGTATTGTCAATCACAACGGCACCCGCTTCGGCTGCATAAGGAGCGTAATGTGCTGAAATGTCACCTCCCGCACTAAAAAATGCGATTTCCACATCATTCTCTTCAAATGCTTTTTCAGTGAGTTCTAGCACTTTATACGTTTTGCCTTTTAGTTCAACCTCTAAACCGACACTTTTACGGCTTGCTAGAGGTATGAGGGTATTGACTGGAAAATCTACCTCTTCTAAAACACGAACCAACTCTTCCCCAACGGCACCCGTAGCTCCAACGATGGCTACATTGTACTTTTTCATTGTTTAACCTTATTATTTTGTATGAGACTTTTTTAATAACCTAATAGGATGAAGGTATTAAGTTATCAAAAAAGTCTATGTTACATGTTATCAATAACTATGACGACTCTCTAAAAAAAGATCCTCTTTGCTGATAGCTTCCGCATCACTTAGAATAACAGCTCTTTCAACGACAGAGATGAGTTCTCGAATATTTCCTGGCCAAGGATAACGCATCAGTGATTCGATGGCTTCTTCTGAAAAATAGCGTTTTTGCAAACCATACTTTTGAATCACCCTCCCTAAAATGACCTCACAAATAGGCATAATCTCCTCTTTACGTTGTCTTAATGGAGGAATTTCGATAGGAATGGTATTGAGTCGATAATACAAATCCTCACGGAAACGCCCTTCTTTGATATTTTTCTGAATATCTGCATTGGTTGCGGAGACAATGCGCACATCAATCGGAATCTCTTTGGTTCCACCCACACGCACCATCACACGTTCTTGAATGACACGTAGAAGTTTGGCTTGAAGCATCATGGGCATTTCACCAATTTCATCTAAAAAAAGTGTGCCCCCATGAGCAACTTCAAAATACCCTTTTTTCTCAGTCGTGGCATCTGTAAATGCCCCTTTTTCATAACCAAAAAGTTCACTTTCTAGTAAATTTTCAGGAATGGCTGCCATATTAATGGCGACAAAAGGGTTCTTAGCACGTGGAGAGTTTTTGTGAACATAATTCGCAAATAACTCTTTCCCCACACCACTTTCACCTAAGAGTAATACGCTCACATCTGTTTTAGCGGCTTTTCGTGCCATAAGGAGTGCTTTATCTAAAGCAGGTGAGGTAGCGATAAAATCGTTGCTGGTCTCTTTGAGTGTTTCTATCTTTTCAGGGGTCTCTTTCACTTTGCTTCGAATTTTATCGTGTCGTTTAATCGCTTCAACAAGGGTTTCAATCTCAAAGGGTTTGGTTAAAAAGTCTTTGACACCCAAACGTACCGACTCAATGGCACGGCTAAGCGTTGCATTACCTGTGATAACGATAATATCGTAAAGCCCATCAAGTTTTTTGATAAATTCGATACCATCCATACCTGGCATATTAATGTCTGTGACGATTAAATCAACACTAGTGTCAATCTTTTTGAGTGCATCCAAAGCACTTTTGTAGCTCGATATTTTAAATTCTTCATACTCTCCTAGGGCAATTTCTAGGGATTTTCGCATATTTATATCGTCTTCTACAATGGCAATGTGCATTTTTTAAATGTTCCTGCTAAAAAGGTTTTACCGAACGGTTTTTATGGTAGCAAATTCATCTTTAAAATCTACTGTAAAGCGAATAGGCTCAATGATAAGCTCAACCCTGTCATTATTGTGTTTCGTATAGGTTTCGCTACGAGAAATAAGATGGGAAGCAAGGGGATAAAAACAGGGTAAAAGAGTGTCAAAGTGTTGTCGTAAAAAGGTCTCTTCGGGAATTTTCGTGGGATTGCTAAGCACAATTTTACATAACACCTCTTCGGTTCCTTCATAAGGAACACTCAAACGTGCAATGTTCTTTTGCTCATAAATCACAAGAGAATTTGCAGTGACGATTTTGTATGAAAACCAAAACCGTTCACTGCAAAAAAGTACTTGCGTGAAAAGAATTAATAGGCAAAAAGTTCGTGCCACCTACGTGCGCTCATTGTGATTTCCATGCGAACACTGTATAAACCATCTTTAAACATAGCATCCGTGATAGCAGCGTCTTTAACAAGGGCATTAACCGATGCGACAATACGAGAATCTTTCAATGCCGCATCTTTAACCGTTTCGCTAGAATTGATTTTAACGCCATAGAGCTTTTCCCCTAACTGACGATATCCGTCTGTAATGGCGGCACGTTTTGCAAGGGCGATAGCTTGTGCTGGAGAGACTGTGTTTTGTGGTGCAATTCCTTCTCCATAGACAACAAATGACTTTTCGTTACTAAAATCATATGCAGCAGCTTTTGGATCTTTTACAGGCGCTTCTTTACTCGCACATCCAGAGACCAACATGACTAACCCTAAGCTTGTCAAAAGTGTTATAAACCATCTACTCATGCATACACCTTTAAATATTTTTTTATTTTAAGCAACTACTATTCCAACTCTTCGCTTGAATTTGTTTCTTCAAGAAGTAAAGAGCCTTCTTGGGGTACCGCTCCCTCTTCATCCATGCCTTCTATCTCAGGTTCTTCATCCTCTTCTTTTGGACAACGAGCAAGACTCTGAACCACATCTTTACCTTCTACGGAAACTACTTTCACACCACTGGTATTACGTCCAGCTTTTCGAATCGTTTCCATATCCACACGAATCATTTTTCCACTACTGGTGAGTGCCATCAAATCTTTATCTTCATCGACAATAACAACACCGACCAAATCGGCTGTTTTTGGTGTAAGTTTCATAGCAATAACACCTTTACCGCCACGATTTTGAAGCCTGTACTCTTCAGCGGTTGTTCGCTTACCAATACCTTTTTCTGTGACGGTTAAAAGCTCTTCTTGGTCGTTATAAATAACCGCTGCACCTACAACACAATCATTCTCTTCTTTGAAACGAATACCTGTCACACCACGTGCTGTTCGTCCAATTTCACGTGCATCCCCCACTTCAAAACGAATACACATACCTTTTTTTGTCACAATAAAGAGATTTTTTGCCTCTTGCGTCACAATCTTAGCGGTTACTAAACCATCATCATCGTCCAAAGTAATGGCTCTCACACCCACGGAGCGAATATTTTTAAACTCACTTAAGTTGGTACGTTTAATGACACCATTTTTAGTAAAGAACGCCAACGATTTGGTTTCATCAAAATCTGTTGTTGGAATGATCGCCATAATTTTTTCATCAGCTTGTAGCTGAATCAAATTGACAACAGCTTTCCCTTTTGCGGTACGACTTCCTTCAGGAATTTTATAGACTTTAAGCCAGTAGAGCTGTCCACGGTCTGTTACAAACATCAAAGTATCGTGTGTATCAGAGACGAAGAAACTCTCAATAAAGTCATCATCGTAGGTGGTAACGGCTATTTTGCCCTTTCCGCCACGTTTTTGTTTTTCATACTGTTTAAGAGGTACTCGTTTGATGTACCCTCGATGCGTAATGGTGACAACCATTGGCTCGTTAGCAATCAAATCTTCCACATCAATATCATCATAATCATCAACAATCTCAGTAATACGTTTGGATTTGAATTTATCTTTGAGTTCAAGAAGTTCTTCTTTAATGAGGTTATTTAAAAGCGCTTCACTGCGTAAAATATCACTTAAACGTTGAATTTCAAGCAACAATTCTGCCAATTCATTCTCAATTTTATCTCGCTCAAGTCCTGTAAGACGCTGCAAACGCATATCAAGAATGGCACCTGCTTGAACTTCACTGAGGTTGAAGCGTTCAATCAAACCATCTTTCGCACTTTTCGTATCCGCACTGCCTTTAATGAGTGCGATAATCTCGTCGATATTGTCCAACGCAATTTTTAAACCCTCTAAAATATGCGCTTTGGCTTTGGCTTTTTCAAGTTCAAAAATGGTACGACGAATAATAACGGTTTTGCGGTGGCGTAAAAAGAGTTGTAACAGTTCTATCAGTGTAAAGATTTTAGGTTCTTTGTTATGAATCGCAAGAAGAATGACTCCAAAAGTGACTTCCATATTGGTTGATTTGTAAAGGTTGTTCAATACAATGTCACTCATCGCCTCACGTTTTAGTTCAATAACAAGGCGAATACCATCTCTATCACTCTCATCACGAATTTCGCTGATACCTTCTATCATCTTCTCTTTGACCAATGCTACGATTTGCTCAATAAGACGGACTTTATTGACTTGGTAAGGTAATTCATCGACAACGATAATATCTTTGTTGCCTTTTTTCTCAATATGTGTTTTCGCACGAATTCGAACACGACCACGTCCTGTTCGATACGCTTCGATAATTCCTTTTTTACCAAAAATAATGCCACTCGTTGGAAAATCAGGACCTTTGATAAACTCCATAATCTCTTCAAGGGTTGTTTCTGGGTTGTCGATTAAAAGGAGTAACCCATCCAACAGTTCGTCTAAACAGTGTGGAGGAATATTGGTCGCCATACCAACCGCAATACCACTTGAACCGTTAAGCAGTAAGTTTGGAACACGGCTTGGCAAGACATCAGGTTCTATCATACTGTCATCATAGTTAGGGACAAAATCAACGGTGTCTTTATCTAAATCACGCAGTAATTCCTCTGCTAGTGGTGTCATACGAGCTTCGGTATAACGCATCGCAGCAGCGTTATCGCCATCAATCGAACCAAAGTTTCCTTGACCATCTACCGTTGGAATACGCATAGAAAAGGGTTGTGCCATACGAACCAAAGCGTCATAAACAGCTGTATCACCGTGTGGGTGGTACTTACCGATAACATCACCCACGATACGGGCTGATTTTTTGTAAGGGCTACGTGAAGAAATGGCGAGGTCATTCATAGCATATAAAATTCTTCGATGAACGGGCTTGAGACCATCACGTGCATCAGGGAGTGCACGTCCGATGATAACACTCATCGAATAATCAAGATAACTGCTCTTGATAGATTCTTCGATATTAATTGTTTTTATGTCTTGATTGGTATTGAAAATATTATCCATTCACTCACCTTATCGTGTAATATGCGCTTATTTTATCTTTTTTTACCTTTCCTTTCAATATGGGTCAGGGCTTTACTTTTAACTTTTGAAGATTTTGCAGACACCAGCAGGGCTTAAATGAAGATATCGTGCAATTTCACTCTTGGTATATCCATCATGATACGCCTCTTTAATGGCATTATTTCGCGCAGTTTTATGCGTTACATGTAAAAAGTATTCTGCCAATGGCTTTACATGTAAAAGGGCAATCTCACCCTCTTTTTTCTTGTATTTGGTATGACGCAATGCCTCAATGTGCTCTAGTTCAGTTTCATTGAGAGGAGTGGATAAGGCATTAAAAAGCTCTTGAGGATTGTACTCTCGTAAAACAAAGCTGTTTTCTAAAAAGAGTGGAATGGCATCTTTTAAAATGCTGTAACTCGCACAATAGGGATATTCTCCTACATTTTGGATGAGTTTTGCGTGGATAGGATTGGTTTCGATGTATTTAAAGAGCTTAAAAAGATGGTGTTTATCGAAGATATACCATGATTTAAAACGGTCTTGCCACAAATGCCCTACACGGTCGTGACGCTTGTTGAAGTAGCTCGCATACTGAGCATTGAGCTGACGCATACCAGCAGAGAGATTTTCACGCTTGTTTTCAAGGAGAATGTGGTAGTGGTTCTCCATAAGGCAAAAGGCGTGAATGTTAAATTTAAACTCCCTTGCGATATTTCCCATGAGTTCAATAAATTTAGCTTTATCCTGTTCATCTTCAAAAACTTTGCCTTTGGCGACTCCTCGATTGTACACATGATGATACCCAAGACTTTCAATGCGTAGAGAGCGTGGCATAGAACTCCTTTTTTTGCTGCCATTATAGCATAGAGTTTAAAGTAAAGCTCTGACCCTTTTTAAGCGTGGAGTGCCTATTTTTTAAGAGGATGAAGTGCCATGAAGCGTGTTATACTGTCGCAGAAAATTTTAAAGGACGTGTATGCGTGTAGGGATTATTGGTGCGGGAGGTGTTGGGGTTGAACTGGTTAATTATCTCTTAACACTGGGCAATATGAGTGAGATTGTCTTAGTCAATCGCAATGTGCAAAAAGCCGTGGGCGAAGTAGAAGATTTTTCGTATGTAGAGTCATTTACCTATGCACGTAACACCCATTTACACAGTGGAGATTACGTGGATTGTGCGCAGTGCGATGTGATTGTCATTACGGCTGGGGCACAACTGAAGGGGAGTCAAACACGAGATGAATTGTTGCATGAAAATGCCACGCTGATTCGTGAGATTGTGCATAAGCTCTACACCTATGCTCCTCATGCCATGCTTATCATGGTGAGCAATCCTGTGGATGTTTTGACCCACATTGCTTACAAAGAAGCGCTTTATCCAAGGGAGCGTTTGATTAGTTCAGGCACACTGGTCGATACGGCTCGATTTATGAAAATTGTGAGCAAAAAAGTAGGCATTGATCCTAAAAATATCAACGGGTATATTTTGGGCGAACATGGCAAAGGAAGTACGCTTCCGTGGAGCATTTGCAATATTTGCGGTTTAGATGTGGATACCTTTTGTGACCTCAATGGCTTGCCACGACTCAATCGTGAAGAGATTTATCAAGATGTTCTAAAAGCAGGATTTGAAGTTTTTTACAAAAAAGGCAACACCAACCACAGCACAGCGGCGAGTGTATTTCGTATTATTCGTGCTATTGCTAACGATGAGCACTCTGTTTTACCTTTGGGTGTTTATTTAGACGGTGAATATGGATTGCATGATGTGGTGCTCAATGTCCCTGTGGTGGTAACAAAAAAAGGTGCGAGTAAAATTTTAAAGTATAAACTGCTTCCAGAGGAACTTGAAGCGTTACATGTCAGTGCGAAAGCGATGCAAAAAATGGCGCAAGAAGTGATGTAAAGTCACCTCTTGCATCTTTACATGTAAGGCTTATAAACAGTGAGGAAAGTCGTACACTACACGCCCATTTTTAAGTGTCATCACCGCAGCACCGGTGAGTTTTTCTCCAAAAAGTGGCGAGTTTTTGGATTTGGATTTGTTGATACTCTCATCGTAAATATACTCTTTATTCGGGTCAATAATCGCAATATCCGCGAGCATCCCTTTGGCAATTTTTCCCTTTGTTTTGAGGTTCAAAATTTTTGCAGGGTTGGCTGAGGTAAGTTCAACCATGCGCTCAAGGGAAATGATTCCTTCATTGACCAATTTTAAAGTAAGTGGCACAAGGGTTTGGAGTCCTAAAATACCAAAAGGGGCATTGTCAAATTCGACAAATTTATCATCGTTATGGTGTGGGGCATGGTCAGTTGCAATGACATCCACCAAACCACTTTTAAGCGCTTCTCGAATAGCCTTGATATCATTTTCGCTACGAAGCGGTGGAGACATTTTAAAATGGGTATTGTAGGAGAGAAGGTTTTTATCAGAAAAGCTAAAGTGGTGTGGGGTGACTTCGCAGGTAATGTTAATGCCTTCTTGTTTAGCAAGTTCAATGAGTTTAAGCGACCACGCTGAACTGACATGTGCGATATGAATATGCCCTTTGGTCAGTTTTGCCAAAAGCATATCCCGAGAAATCATAATCTCCTCTTTCTCAGAAGCCATACCTTTAAGACCTAAAATGGTTGAAATTTCACCCTCGTGCATCACCCCTTGACGGCAGAGTGAGCAGTCTTCGGAGTGGCTGATGACAAAGGAGTTAAACCCACGAGAATACTCTAGGGCATCTCGCATAACACTGCTATCAGATACGGGGAGTCCATCGTCTGAAAACGCCACCGCTCCTGCTTCTATCATATCGCCCATTTCAACAATACGGTCTCCATGCAAACCTTGTGAAATCGCCCCAATAGGCAATAAATCAATCAAACCTCGTTGTTTCGCCTTTTGAATCATCGCACGAGTAATCGAGCTGTTGTCATTAATGGGAAACGTGTTTGCCATCGGAAGGCAGGTGGTTACCCCACTCGCAACAGCGGTTTCACTGCCAGAGATGACATCGTCTTTATACTCTTGCCCTGGGTCTCTAAAATGCACGTGCATATCAATAAGCCCTGGCATGATGTAATTTCCACACGCATCAATGATTTTATCGGCTTGCACTTCATGCTCAATAATATCTACAATCATCTCATCTTCAATAAGCACATTTGCTTTTATTTGACCATTGCTATTCACAATAATGCCATTTTTGATTAAAGTTTTCATTACATATTCCTACTTTTTCTATAAAGGTTCAAGGTATGAAGGACTGCCATACGAATAGCAACACCGTTTTCAACCTGATTTAAAATCACCGAGTAATCCTTGTTATCGACCACATCTGAGTTCATTTCCACACCACGATTAATCGGTCCTGGATGAAGAACGATGGCGTTTTTATTTGCCAGTTTCATGCGTGTCGAGGTGAGTCCAAAAAATTTGGAGTATTCACGAACGGAGGGGAAAATGGAGCCATCTTGCCTTTCAAGCTGGATACGAAGCATAATGATGACATCGCTTCCCTCTATCGCTTCTTCCATGGAAGAGCAGACATGGCAGTCAAAAACTTCCATATGTACAGGAAGCATCATTGGAGGACCAAAAAGTTTGACGTTAATACCTAGTTTTCGCATTGCCCAAATATCTGAGCGTGCAACTCTGCTGTGGGCAATATCACCAATAATAGAAACCGTTAAATTTTCAAAACTCCCTTTATGCTCTAAGATGGTGAACAAATCAAGCAAGCCTTGTGTTGGGTGCTCATTAAGACCATCACCTGCGTTGACAATGGAAGCATCGCTGTTTTGAGCCACAAAGTGCGCTGCACCCGAACTAGAGTGACGCAAAACAAAAATATCCGTTTTCATCGCTTCCATGTTGCGAATGGTATCCACTAGGGTTTCCCCTTTTTTAGAACTGCTTTGAGAGGATGAAAAGTTAATAGCATCAGCGCCAAGGCGTTTAGCTCCTACTTCAAAAGAGACACGGGTACGTGTGGAATTTTCATAAAATGCGTTAATAACCGTTTTGCCATAAAGGGATGAGGATTTTTTCACATCACTGTTGTTTAGTTCTTTAAACTCTTTGGCTAAATGAAGAAACGAAAGAATTTCTTCTTTACAGAGGTCTCTTAGACCAATCAAATCTTTGTGCTGATACACCATGAGCAGTACCTCTTCGTTAATGATATGAGATGGGGGTTGGTTGCGAGTAACCAAATCCGTGCATTTTATCAAACTTTCACTTAATGAACGATTTGTAATGGGTTTACATGTAAAGATAAAAAGGTATGTTTTTTGCTTTTACATGTAAAAGGAGTGTCGCATGGAAAGCAGACTGTTTGAGCTAGACCCGTATGCGGGAATTGGGTATGGATTGTACAACTCTATCAAGAAAGAAGAGGGGAGTTTTGAGGATTTTTTACTCCATTATGACTCCACCAAAGCGAATGAGGGTGATAATTCGTGGCTGACACAGCTGATCGCTCAAGATACACTGAGCACCCTCAGCTCTCCTGAAGTCTGGGAAGCCATGAATACGCTAGGTATTGGTGGGCTTGATTTTATGGGCTCAACAAACTTTTTTGATTCGCAGGTCTTTGCGTTGAAAATGCAACTCTTTGAAGCTTTTAGTCAGCGTGATGATTATGAAGAGATGGAACCGATTTTAAAGCAGTTACTCTCTTAGCGACACACGTAGGTGATAATATCAGCTTGGGCACTTCCAATGGTGGGTTGATACCATTGTGAGGGTTTGTTGGTGGAGATGGCTTTCAGCGAATTAACGTTGTATCCTAGCTCTCGTATCACACGTGAAGGGCAGTTGATTTCGACTTTAATATATAAAATGGTGTCATAGCTGAGTCGTTTGAGGCTCACTTGATGCAAGGTTGCTTGTTTGGTATCGGATAAAATATAGTACTTAAATTGGTCTTTGAGTGCCGTACGAGGAACTTCAATCTCACTGTTTCTTCCATAAGAGAGTGTGACTAGGATGAAAAACATCGAGATGAACACTAAAAACTTCTCTCTAAACATTCCTTCTCCTTTGGTGATGAGGTCTAAATTATTGTAACACAAAAAACTTTAAGAGGGATTAGCCTTCTTTTCATAATTTACCTAACTTTTGATACAATAAGTTCTTACGCCTTTTTAAGCTAGGAATAAAGGTTTGTCATGCAAAAACATCTGCACAAAGAGCTATCACCATCTGAAAAGATTGAGGTTCTTTCTCGTGAATTAGAATTGGTACAAAAGAGTTTGGTTGAACAGTTTTATACCGATCCGCTCACACGTTTGCCTAATCTTTATAAACTGCGTCATGACCTTGAAGAAGATAATAACTTTACGTTAATTCTCGCCAATATTGATAATTTTAAACTGCTGAATGATTTTTATGGTTTTTTGGTGGGCGATTTTGTTTTGGAGTCTTTTGCAAAAAGCTTACAAGAAAGTCAAAAAGAAGCAGTCGTTTATCGTATTGCGGGGGATGAATTTGCGCTTTTAATCAAAGAAAAAATGAATTTTTATCTCCTTAAAGA carries:
- a CDS encoding sigma-54-dependent transcriptional regulator, which translates into the protein MHIAIVEDDINMRKSLEIALGEYEEFKISSYKSALDALKKIDTSVDLIVTDINMPGMDGIEFIKKLDGLYDIIVITGNATLSRAIESVRLGVKDFLTKPFEIETLVEAIKRHDKIRSKVKETPEKIETLKETSNDFIATSPALDKALLMARKAAKTDVSVLLLGESGVGKELFANYVHKNSPRAKNPFVAINMAAIPENLLESELFGYEKGAFTDATTEKKGYFEVAHGGTLFLDEIGEMPMMLQAKLLRVIQERVMVRVGGTKEIPIDVRIVSATNADIQKNIKEGRFREDLYYRLNTIPIEIPPLRQRKEEIMPICEVILGRVIQKYGLQKRYFSEEAIESLMRYPWPGNIRELISVVERAVILSDAEAISKEDLFLESRHSY
- a CDS encoding LPP20 family lipoprotein, with amino-acid sequence MSRWFITLLTSLGLVMLVSGCASKEAPVKDPKAAAYDFSNEKSFVVYGEGIAPQNTVSPAQAIALAKRAAITDGYRQLGEKLYGVKINSSETVKDAALKDSRIVASVNALVKDAAITDAMFKDGLYSVRMEITMSARRWHELFAY
- the gyrA gene encoding DNA gyrase subunit A; this encodes MDNIFNTNQDIKTINIEESIKSSYLDYSMSVIIGRALPDARDGLKPVHRRILYAMNDLAISSRSPYKKSARIVGDVIGKYHPHGDTAVYDALVRMAQPFSMRIPTVDGQGNFGSIDGDNAAAMRYTEARMTPLAEELLRDLDKDTVDFVPNYDDSMIEPDVLPSRVPNLLLNGSSGIAVGMATNIPPHCLDELLDGLLLLIDNPETTLEEIMEFIKGPDFPTSGIIFGKKGIIEAYRTGRGRVRIRAKTHIEKKGNKDIIVVDELPYQVNKVRLIEQIVALVKEKMIEGISEIRDESDRDGIRLVIELKREAMSDIVLNNLYKSTNMEVTFGVILLAIHNKEPKIFTLIELLQLFLRHRKTVIIRRTIFELEKAKAKAHILEGLKIALDNIDEIIALIKGSADTKSAKDGLIERFNLSEVQAGAILDMRLQRLTGLERDKIENELAELLLEIQRLSDILRSEALLNNLIKEELLELKDKFKSKRITEIVDDYDDIDVEDLIANEPMVVTITHRGYIKRVPLKQYEKQKRGGKGKIAVTTYDDDFIESFFVSDTHDTLMFVTDRGQLYWLKVYKIPEGSRTAKGKAVVNLIQLQADEKIMAIIPTTDFDETKSLAFFTKNGVIKRTNLSEFKNIRSVGVRAITLDDDDGLVTAKIVTQEAKNLFIVTKKGMCIRFEVGDAREIGRTARGVTGIRFKEENDCVVGAAVIYNDQEELLTVTEKGIGKRTTAEEYRLQNRGGKGVIAMKLTPKTADLVGVVIVDEDKDLMALTSSGKMIRVDMETIRKAGRNTSGVKVVSVEGKDVVQSLARCPKEEDEEPEIEGMDEEGAVPQEGSLLLEETNSSEELE
- a CDS encoding transposase, with translation MPRSLRIESLGYHHVYNRGVAKGKVFEDEQDKAKFIELMGNIAREFKFNIHAFCLMENHYHILLENKRENLSAGMRQLNAQYASYFNKRHDRVGHLWQDRFKSWYIFDKHHLFKLFKYIETNPIHAKLIQNVGEYPYCASYSILKDAIPLFLENSFVLREYNPQELFNALSTPLNETELEHIEALRHTKYKKKEGEIALLHVKPLAEYFLHVTHKTARNNAIKEAYHDGYTKSEIARYLHLSPAGVCKIFKS
- a CDS encoding lactate/malate family dehydrogenase produces the protein MRVGIIGAGGVGVELVNYLLTLGNMSEIVLVNRNVQKAVGEVEDFSYVESFTYARNTHLHSGDYVDCAQCDVIVITAGAQLKGSQTRDELLHENATLIREIVHKLYTYAPHAMLIMVSNPVDVLTHIAYKEALYPRERLISSGTLVDTARFMKIVSKKVGIDPKNINGYILGEHGKGSTLPWSICNICGLDVDTFCDLNGLPRLNREEIYQDVLKAGFEVFYKKGNTNHSTAASVFRIIRAIANDEHSVLPLGVYLDGEYGLHDVVLNVPVVVTKKGASKILKYKLLPEELEALHVSAKAMQKMAQEVM
- a CDS encoding dihydroorotase yields the protein MKTLIKNGIIVNSNGQIKANVLIEDEMIVDIIEHEVQADKIIDACGNYIMPGLIDMHVHFRDPGQEYKDDVISGSETAVASGVTTCLPMANTFPINDNSSITRAMIQKAKQRGLIDLLPIGAISQGLHGDRIVEMGDMIEAGAVAFSDDGLPVSDSSVMRDALEYSRGFNSFVISHSEDCSLCRQGVMHEGEISTILGLKGMASEKEEIMISRDMLLAKLTKGHIHIAHVSSAWSLKLIELAKQEGINITCEVTPHHFSFSDKNLLSYNTHFKMSPPLRSENDIKAIREALKSGLVDVIATDHAPHHNDDKFVEFDNAPFGILGLQTLVPLTLKLVNEGIISLERMVELTSANPAKILNLKTKGKIAKGMLADIAIIDPNKEYIYDESINKSKSKNSPLFGEKLTGAAVMTLKNGRVVYDFPHCL
- a CDS encoding aspartate carbamoyltransferase catalytic subunit — encoded protein: MVYQHKDLIGLRDLCKEEILSFLHLAKEFKELNNSDVKKSSSLYGKTVINAFYENSTRTRVSFEVGAKRLGADAINFSSSQSSSKKGETLVDTIRNMEAMKTDIFVLRHSSSGAAHFVAQNSDASIVNAGDGLNEHPTQGLLDLFTILEHKGSFENLTVSIIGDIAHSRVARSDIWAMRKLGINVKLFGPPMMLPVHMEVFDCHVCSSMEEAIEGSDVIIMLRIQLERQDGSIFPSVREYSKFFGLTSTRMKLANKNAIVLHPGPINRGVEMNSDVVDNKDYSVILNQVENGVAIRMAVLHTLNLYRKSRNM